The genomic segment TTGTGCGCGATGCTATGACAGTGGAAGAATTCCTCGCAAGCGCTTGCAACAGGAAGAATCTTAACCCGATGGAACATTTCGTTCGCGTGAAGAAACGCCGCGACATGGAAgatcataattatttcgtaCCACATAGAACCGACTTGATAGAGACATACgtgagtattttatataatgtatactgTGTTAAATTAACCGAGAGAAAAGACACGTAGAAAACACGTcacgataaaaattcgaaattctataattttcgaaagttgGGATTTCATTTCCTTCCGTGCTTCTAAACAGTTTACAAATATCGAAACACATTGCCGCGATGCATATACACATGAAAACATCGTGACGCGATACAAGCGACACCACAGTAGTTCGAATAATGTATATGAACATATAGTgagtattttatatgttaaactGTTAACTAATCGAGAGAAAAGATACGTATAAAGATACGTCTcgacaaaaattcgaaattctgtgatttttaaaaactattttattttttccttttgtgaTTGCTTCTAAATAGTTTACGAATATCGAAACACGTCGCGATGTATACGCATGCATCGATACAAGCGACACCACAGTGATTCGAATAATGCATGTGAATGTATAgtgagtattttatataatgtatattacattaaactaatcgagaaaaaagatatagagaatatatcacggaaaaaattcataattctattttctatttttgaaagttattttactttcttctGTGATTGCTTTTTAACAGTTTATGGATATCGAACATGTTGCTGGGATGTGTACACATGCGTGCATCGATACAAGCGACACCATAGTGATTCGAATATGTATTAACtaacaacaaaattaattttcaaattaaaaaaagtaattgtttCGTTGCAAcgtataacaattattattaaaattttataatcctcTTTTTAAACGTTTATAGATTGAACAAAATACGCGtatcatatttcaataattttttaagaagtctttaattttcaattaattaagatcattataaattataatgaccaatatgttttttataaattaaattaaaattaaataactagtTTACATTAGAAATTCACGCAATATAATGATTTGTcaatgatttttcatatattccaCATTATTTCACGCGATAAGAGTCGAATGTGTGaaaaattctctattttttttattgtcatatttaattcacaaaactatattaaaattaattttaatgtttacgGCTaacaaattctttaatttagccactgatatttatgaattaattttaacctattttacattttataatatatatatatataaaataatattattaataattcttaacttTAGTTgccaattttttattcctttcaatGTTTGAGCGATCGATACGCAATATATCTTCTTATAATGCTTCTTccatttaacaattttcaattttatcatttttattattaaattatcactgTTTAGGTATCCATATCTGGCCCACATCTATCGGATAATTTATAGGATAAGATTATCGAGAACGTCTCGTAGCAAATAGCCataacttcttttttaatatgtattttttcttagCATCCGTTTCTTTAGAATACCATCTCCATTTCTCAAAGTCCAGTTTATCGAAACGCTTTCCAAATTAATTGCCTGCTATAACTTTTTTGCCACGCAGATATTTTGCGCGATTATTCAAGGATTCAAATCACAAATACTTCTATATctgtatatttacatatattttttattctatactaAATTAAAcgcaattttttactttttaaactttaatttaatttataaaaaatctaattattcattataatcatatatctaattattaatctaattatctattatatatactattaatataattatatatactaatctaattattaattataaatctaattattcatataatcattataatttataatgatcttaattaatttgaattgaaaacgttaattttttttttatacatatatttactcgctacataaatttttaacgaaacaataaattataatataaaaagcagTATTgtcttctaaaaattaaatctccatatatatttaaaaaaaagaataatttttctcttattattcgaATCTTCATGCTTTGcacaaattcgaaattatatttgcatacaATTCCATTACTCAAGTCCGATACACTCATTTCTGGAATCCTTTGTTCATCCCTCGAAATCGAAGTTtacaaagttttaattttaaattgaacaagaagaattcttaaacgaaaaatatatataatatttcagttGCACACGCACGAAGTGGTGGAGGTATGCGCGAAGATCCTGTACCAAGTGGAGTTGCAAAGGAACACCCTGGAACAAATGTGGGGATTCTCGGTGGAGGCGGAGCTGATCGAGAATTCCGACCGGCAGGACGAGCTGTGCTGTTACGTGAGCAGGGTCGAGGATAAGAGCGTGGCGATGCAGAatggtaatttttatatttctcgttgaagagaaacgaacgaacgtcTTTCGTCCGATCGATTGCGCGCAATTTCCATCCATCTCTCCAATGAAAAAACCGTGGCGGCTCGacgtatataaattgtatataaatagagGAGCCCAGTCGATCGAGCCCAAGATCCTTCTTTCCGCCCCACTTTGATCTAATTTAAGAATGAAGGTGAGATACACGTGGAAACACAAAGTCGACCGTCCTTaatcacatatttttttttatttttttttttgtccgcAGGATATCTTGTGGGGAAtgacattgaaaaatattgattttttttccctcttcctcccctcttcctcttcttatgCTGTCACTCCCTTATTATCGAACAACAGACACGTCAAACGAAGCATacactcatatatatatatatatatatatatatatatatatataaaatttatagataatatcgataaaaagcaAGTGcaggtaattaaattattcgaacggaatattattctttttcctttcctattCACTTTCCACTTTTaagtgaatttattattcatctcGGTcaaggatatattttttttttttgcttctcaTCAGGTATCATTAAAGGTGACGAAATCATGGTGATCAACGGAGCGATAGTGAGCGACCTGGACATGATGTACCTGGAAAGCGTGTTGCAAGAGGAGGTAGGTTTGTGCATGATGATGAGATCCTCGAGGACCGAGCCCCCGGATCTCACGGGGATAATGAGAGTGACCGACGACATAATCGAGAGTTTGGTTTGCCCGCCGCCACCCTCCGACCCCCCTGTTATAAGCGAAGAAATGATCTCTGGGTTAATCGTCCCGGCTCCTGGATGGAGTAAGCAATGTCCATTTATGGTTATAATTTTAGTGTCATTGTAATATGGAAGGCTCgtgagaaatataattctttcgatcgataaatcattAAGTAAATGATTGATTTCTATATCTAATTGGCTCTTGGATGAagtgagaaatatttatcgtaatttaattgttattcaaaatataagtttcactttataatttttttcaatagaaattgccaaattgaattataaaattttaatttcgaagatatgtatttatattggtTTGCGAATCTTCCATGTTgtattattgaagaaaatatatatatgtatgtatatgtgtaataCGCAGGTAAAGAAAGTATCATGCAGGAGTGCACAACGACATCTCACATGGAGAATGGTAAACAAACGTCTCGGACGAATTCGTTCGAGATAGAGAATTTGTTAAAAACGGCGGAACAAGTGACGGGGATCTGTCGATCGCCCGGCGAAACGCGAAAGTCGAGCCCGACCGGAAGCGTTGTTAGTTCTCATTCCCAAGCTTTGACGCCGAGCAGGCAGTTGAGCGACGCTGAGAAACTGAAGAAAGTTATTCTAGAATTAATTGAGACTGAACGTACTTACGTGAAGGTGGGagaattttgttaaaagagaaaagaaaggaaagaaggaaagatgaAGAATAACtcgaaaatttgattcttccagaatttaaataatttgttggaGAACTATTTAGAGCCCCTTAAACGCGAAACATTCCTATCGAATGCAGAGATAAACGCATTGTTCGGGAACATACAAGAGATTGTTACGTTTCAACGGCAATTTCTACAAAATCTTGATCACGCGATCGAGATGGAAgctgatttcaataatttcgatcATCCTAGTCAATTTAAGGTAGCCAATTTATcgtactatattatattttattcatctataaaatttctgaaaaaaatctattatatttttgtttttcttttgtcAAAAAAGGGTGTCCTGTTTTCCATTGGAAGTGCCTTCTTGTATTACGTAAATCATTTCAAGTTGTACAGTTCGTTTTGTGCTAGCCACTCAAAGGCGCAAAAGGTTTTACATCCAAGTAAGTAAGAGAGATTCTAATCCTTTCGACGGGTTGTTTATTTgcgaattgattaaaaaaaaagagaaaagatcaTCGTATCCGTTACAGATGAAGGAAACCAAGCTTTACAAGAGTTCCTGCAAGCGCGAAATCCAAGGCAGCAACACTCGTCGACATTAGAATCGTACTTGATTAAACCTATTCaacgaatattgaaatatcctTTGCTCTTGCAACAACTTCGAAATCTCACCGACGAAAGGAGCGAAGAACACCAACACTTGATCGGTAAATCCAAATATAATCAGtttaagaaacaaagaaaattattctcttcttttattcgtaaatcgtatatatatatatgtatatatgtatcgtgGATTGCAGAGGCTTTAAAAGGTATGGAAAAAGTAGCGGAGCACATAAACGAGATGCAAAGAATTCACGAAGAATACGGAGCCATCTTCGATCACTTGTTCAGGCAACATCAAAAATCTTGCAAGCAGGTAAACGACCGATTTCATCTCTAATTCGtccttcaattttatattttataattagaatttatttattaatttgttatattgatttattaaattttaattttgttaatttctagattaataatattgtttgctGAATTAATggcaaattttgaattgaagacataaaaaaaatattgttgctTATTCTAcactaaattaattagaatttataatgagAATAGTAGCTTTAGGATTTAATGAATtagtatttttacatttatttattcatataatatttaaatcattaatatttatatgtgtagcaggtatatattttatataaatagaagattaggagtataagaaatatattatatttatccattAAAAAGGATAATTGTGTggatttctatttttgataggattttattcaaaagatttaattattgaatattttataattagaaaaataaattatttttctacaattaatttaatcgtaattatatatcgtttattgtatattcttttccaataatattaaataatataataatattaaaattattattaaaaaatttaaatataaatgtaatttatataaaagaagatttaatgATAGATATAaggatattaattatgataattttaaaaataatttataaaaataaattaaataatctaaaagatCTATACATAATGTATCATTAATGATAAGAAATCTCACAAtacaaaagaaagaggagTCTTTTGTTAGGACTGCCTATTGATTGATACACGCTAATACAGTATATAGTAGtagaatttgaatatataatttcaaaatcataaaaattattttcatttatgaagTTACATtagaataatcatttaaaattgaaagtttatttggatatgatattaatatatccatAGTATGTCTAacttattcgtatatatatacaaatacatcaataaattaaactatagTTACGAACCAAAATTAGCCtacatattagaaataaaacaatttttatattatatcgatatttagaATTTGTATACATATTGTCATTTTATTATCTCTCTCTGTCGCAATCGAACAAATATACGTGACAAATACTAGGTTAGAAACGTGTAAAAATAGGCGATTCCTCTCACATTCAACCAATCAGATCCGCGAATTCTTTCCACCAATGAACGTAAggcaattctttaatttttacatctaattattttctcatttcaGCCGATCGATTTAAGCCCGGGAGATCTTTTGTATTATGGAGGTGTCGAGTGGCTCAATATTTCCGACTTTCTTGGTAAAATCAAGAAAGGTCTGGAACTGCACGCGATGTGTTTCGTTTTCAAATCTGCCGTCGTATTCCTGTGCAAGGAAAGATTGAGGCAGAAGAAGAAACTTatggtaaataaaattttattctcaacaGACGTAACGTAACAAGTATAATACAAATACTTATTTGATCAGGGAGTATCGACGAAAGCGAATTCCAGCGAAGTGGAGATAATACGTTATCAAGTGTTGATTCCTGTAACGGAAGTGCAAGTTAGAGCCAGCTCCGCCAAAGACATGGAGTCTCATTTCTTGTGGGAATTGATCCATTTAAGAAGTCAATTACAGAGAAGATCGGAGAAAGTATATGTGCTTTCCAACAGGTATCgtctaaaacatttatatttattccctcttttaaaatgttaaaaagagaaacataCACACGCATTCGTTGCCCCGAATATCAACCGCATCAACCCGACAAATCTTAATTTGTCGAGACACAGGTACATTTTCACGCTctacgtatataaaaatatgatacgtATCCGCTTCTCGTTGCACGTAGTAGTAATTACATATTGGCACATGAAATCGAAACACATTTCTCTCAttcgcaaaatatatatagtatatacatatacgtatatatatatatatccctttGCTCGGTCGGTACAATAACTCGAGacgatttttctcattttcggTAAATTTCTTACAACTTAAAATGATTTCACACAGAAATTaacctataaaatttttatatataatattttacgtatCAATTCGCATAATTCTTATACGTTAAAGAGGTTAGGAATTTATTCACGATATTCTAAAAAgatcaaacaaataaataaatattatcgttcGAGTTATCGATCCAAGTGATGCCCGAGTGATCACTTCTCGAATGcaaaaggatatatatatacatatcgtctatataatcgatattattttatttgcccAGCACAACGGAATTCAGGAACGCGTTTTTGAGAACGATACGTCAAATTATTCGAGAATCGGTCCGGAACATGAGCATACCGTCGACGAAACAAAACCTCAGCCAACCACCGATCAGCATTTCCCCACGAATGTCGACCGGCCACGTGGAGAAATTCGAGAAACAGTCGGGCGGAACGGGCCAGGTGGGGCAAAACGGTGGCAACGGCGGCAGTGGGGCGGCCACGTTGTCCAAGAAGAAACAGCAATTGTTGACAACGTCGCACAACGTGAAGCGGAAATACAGCCAATCGAAACAGGCTGTGGAGCACGAGAGCTCCGAGGATAAGGACAACGAGGAGGCGGGGGCCGCCTCGGCTATTAACCAACAGCAAACGACATTTCGCTCCCGGAGCAAGACCATAAGCGACACATCCGGTAAGATCGTTTTTTCTCATGACGGGGCAGACCACGTAACGCGTTTACCTCCTCGTCCTTAACCGATTTTCACGGAATATATAAAAGTCGACGCGTTAAACGTGCACAGGGGAGATAAAGGTCGAGATGGACTCGGGGACGAAATCGGAGGGTGAGGAAGACTCGCAAGCTTTTTTAGGTGAGAAGAAGGCGAATTTGGGCCGTACGCCGAATCATTTGACTTTGAGCACCACTTCGACAATTTCAGCAGGAAGTACGGGTAGTCAGGCGAGATTGATCCAATCTTCTCATCAACCGGAAAATTATCAACCGATCACGGTCAAGGAACTTGGtaagaatatgtaaaaaaaaaaataattttttcaattttatatttatttattatcagtaataattttttttctttttcactcaAGAGAAGTAGTaatcatcgaaaaattaaacgcgTTGTTTGTTATTCTTCCATTCTATCTATCGCGTAAtccgctatatatatatatatttatatatatgtatacgtgttATTGATTGAAGGTTCGCCGATTTGGAAACCGCGGGAATTACCCTCGTTAGGTGAGTCCACGACGTTGCCACGTAAGGGTAAGTCGGCGAGCGAGTTTGGGGATATAAGCTCGTCTCATAGCGCCTCCCGAAAGTCTCTCATAGAAATCAATAATTGTGCTCAACAATCTAACTGTAATAACcacgtttaaattaaaaaagaggagaaagaaaaaaaaaaaagaaaaaaaaatagatgttAACTATGATTGACAAACCATCAAGGTTAAGTTTaaaaagagggggaaaaaaaaaaaagaaaaaaaaaaaagagaaaatacaaCAAAGCAAACAACTATTCGATtatcgcgtaaaaaaaaaaaaaaaattgtaaagactTAACTTAGCGCTCGCTTGCCGCCCACGCGGAATAgttaaaaagacaaaaaaaaaaaaaaagaaaagacaaaaaaaaaaaggaactatTCTCGCCCCTGTACGCGTTTCCCAACACACTAACACACCAACTTCCGCACCACCATCTCCTTCTTCTCGTTTTTTCGTCTTCCAAAACGCGCTACGCgttgatatatatgtataaatatatatatatatataaaaaaaaaaaattaataataaaaaaaaaaaatgtcgttGGTGCTACTCCTCTGTACAACGAACGATATTCAATTGTTTGACAGGAGAGAATCTTAAAGAAGGGAGAGAACTTTGCTTTTAGAACTTGTGCGGGAAACACACTTCCCTCGCAATCGATCGAACGACCGAAGAATGTTTTCGATACACGCATGACTTTATTATGCGCGAGTGATGACAATTTCAAAGTACTCTTTACTTACGTTCTTATTCGCCGGCTATATCTTAATCTTTCATCCACTATTGGATAGACGCATCGATCTTagtttattatcgatattatatgtatcgatcgaaaaatcgaatcatTAAAGTGATAAATTGCCGTAATATTATAGGCGTCGTATATACGTTCTTGTCCATAAATCTGCCCACGCTGTTGAacgtgaatatttatttaaaaaaaaaaatatctttgaaataataatttttcgtttcgatcttctaaatacaaaattcatttttttttatctatttcgcGATTTATGGATGGGGAAATGTGCAACGCGTGCTAGAAAGTAAAAcgaatttaacgaaatttgCGAGATTTTATCTAATGATATTATCGCACACATCGATCATTATCTACCACTACCAACGCTGTTGCCGCATCCCGTTACTGCAACCACAACTAATACTAACATCTTCGACTTCAACCACCACACAATTACTACcgttactactactactactactacaacCACTGCTATCGCTACCACTACCACTACCGCTGCTGCTGCTATTACTACTTCTGCGATTATTGCTGCTCTCCTGCTGTTTACAACTTATTGCATGCATACAAGCACGTACGTAAAGCGATTTTTCGTTTATACCTCGACTCTCGTCTCGACTGTAATTATTTCACGATGTTTTCTTTTCTGCGTGGACGGCAATGCGACACcacgtaataataaaactctgtatataatgtaatattgatGCGATCAatattgtcattattattatttattatttattatttattattattattataattattatcattgtcGTCGTTGTCGTTACTATGATTATCGTTACGTGTACAGCATTCATATTATcgcatattatatatcaatcatcaagattcttttttaatcgttattttcgttgttattattattatttaattatttattattatctccaCTTAAGAttgtcattattttttattctaattatttaaatgattaaattatcgattacatcgccatcattatcatcgttatcattatattattatttctgtattatatactattattataataatatcgttgcCGTAGTTATTActgttattatatcatatttcctCATCTCTCTCTGTATTCGTTGTTGAAACGACACGCATCATCGTTATGGTCGACTAATTTGagacataatatatatatatatatacatatatatatatatatgtctgtaaaaaaaagaaaaggaaaagaaaagaaaaaaaaaaataaacgacgaGTATAAATTTAGCGAAcaagtaaaaagaagaagaaaagaaaaaataaatttaacgagataagtcgtatatatatatatacatatatggatttcaacaaagaaaagaaaaataaaaaaaaaaaaaaaacgtacaaCTATTGTGTGTACATATGTATGTCGCGTGTGTACGCGCGTATGCACGCGTTTGTGCGTACGTGTCTTCACCACGTATTTTACTTCGAAATAAGTAACTTTGAAAACGGTGGCACGTACAGAGTATATAGACACAATTCGTATACATgcatatatgtgtatacatatatacatatatgtatggtATATGAGGAAAGGCGGTTTTCCACATGTTGGTCACattcatacatataatatacacacacacatatacataatacaCGTACACGGATACAAACGCTGAGTTTTAATCTCATTTTTTGGACTCGAGTATTCTTTTCGTAAaatgggaaattttatttttaacgttaatcaatgaattataatataaccgGTGATAAGGATATTCGaggctaaaaatattaagggagaggggaggggggagggggtgacGAGGTTCGCGAGGCTTTGCAAAGGAAAGGTCTCTTTGGTCGACGaccttatatataaatatataatatgttcgTTGTTAAATGAAACGTGTGAGCGAAGAGCGAGTAAATATACTTACCGACCTACCGCTCAACCGGTATATCTTTATTGATCTTAAAGAGAATCAATTATGGTgatatatatacgcgcgtTTAAGCTTTTAAGATCTGTTTAAaacgaggaaaaggaaaagagaacagaaaagaaacgttaatgaaaagaaagaaaacgtcCGTGTGGAATACCGTCGTAACatcgatgatatatatatatatgatatatatatattatattatattatattatattatattatattatattatatatatatataaatatatatcacaaaaattaacgatattcGACGTATAAACGCAATGTTAAATGAGTACTAAATAATAAGTTAACACGATATCGAGTGATTAATACTTGTAAATTAGAAAACAGAaagtatatctatatctacatgtatatctacatatatacgtatgtgcGTGCGTGAACGTATGTGCGCCCGTgggtgtgtgtatatatatggtatatattatacatatatatatatatacaatatatacaggATGAGAGTAAATGGTTGTTCATAAAtataaggatatatatatatacatatatataagtgcACGTGGTGCACATCGTGTACGCTTACACTTTTCCTTTACTTTCTCGTTCTCCCTCGAATGAACGAAGAGAATACATTCCGATTCCGATTCTGAGACAGAAACGcgatagaattttgaaaaaaaaaaagaagacgaaTAATGTatccataaatttttgaacatcACTTGGAATCatcctatatataaaaattattatgtatacatatattatttatatgaatggcACGCATATACGGATGCataggaagagagaaaaaaaaaaagttatattatttattttcttcgaaacgaacACTTCATCGAGGAATTACGCGTTGAACGATGTAAATCGATTGTGTCGAACAAGAGGATTTTATGTTACTCTATCTAAGTTTGATCACTTGTTTCATCGTCGAAACGAACAATGAAGcgtaaatttcgatattatttcttttcgttctcACTATTTACATTCTATTCCTTCtcgctattttttttctttttctttcctttctttttcttcgtaaaCGTTATCTATAATCGTTCGAATATCCTTCCAACGtggaaaggagaaaataaGAAGCACAAAACGCAAAAGTGTAGAGACAATTTATTCCGGACGAGTTTATCCTATAGAGTGAATATacatcgtttatttttatcgtcgaaACGGGTCGCATTTTTTACCGAACGTCTTCCAACgtatatttcttcatataaaCACTACACCTTCCACGTTCGACATTACCGATTTAGAATTCcgggaaatttttcttttttttcttttttgtcgaTTTATCCAacaaaatatgtatgtatatatttcaccCGAACGAATATGTATAATAGAAGGAACACGGCCGAGTGTATCgagagattttattatattatcgctTTTCGCgacattcattttttaaacaatgaaagaatgagaaaaaagCGCATTAATCCctattatctaattaattttgatcgattcgGTCACGATCCCATTCGATGACGACCGGGAAAGATTAAACTTTCAGATTGAACTCGCCTCTATTGCAAAGTCATCTTCGCACATGTTtgtatttatcttatctttgcaaaaaaaaaaaaaaaaaaaagaaaaggaatccattaatatttttatctaaacacCTGCGTGTGTAGTTTCGTAATTAGAACGTTAATTGTTAAAACGTCGCAACgggattattttaacatttattttacattcgtaaatataaaaatagatactgatttcaaattcgtttatatcgttcatttattcttctatttaaaaaaaaaaaaaagaacgagagaTCAAAcgagataagaaagaaaaggagaggagagagacaGGTCGAAACcgcaaatcgatcgatatacacatatacatatatatatatatatatatatatatatatatttctttttccatcaccaaaaaagagaaaaaaagttagACGACACAGGTGcggtaataaaattctaaaacgcTCAATGCTCAATTATCATCGCGTGTGCTCTTTTTCTCATTCGACAtccatatacacatatatacgtgCGCACATTAAACAACATATGCACACACTTACATTAGCAATCGCATAATCGCACACGTGCGCATATACACACAATACGTACGTAATGttatcgattaatatatttcacgacagagagaagagaaataacaaaataccTATTTATCGATTACTACTAGATGTCATGCGTgcggatttaaaaaaaaaagaaaaaaaaaaaaagaaaaaaaaaaaaaagaaaaaaaaaagaaaaaaaatctacagaAGATTTTCCGTTGCTCGAGTTATTGCATtgtctactactactactactaataCTAATACTAATACTACTGATACTAATACCAACACAcgtacacacgcacacacacacacacacacatacacagaCACGGAAAAACAAGAACACAGacacaaattttattgtataaatttttttgccgAGATGCGTCTCCGAACAAAAAGTTTGgcatttcccttttttctcgaTCCGCAGCGTGACAGATCCTACATTCATTCTACACGCTCCACGCTATAGATAAGATTCTCTTTCCCCTGATAATGAAAATCGCGAGATGAAAATGTAATCGGCTCGAtccttacttacttacttactttaaGAGAATTTTCCACCATTTTTTCTCGAGAGTCGAGATCGAAATCCAATATCGATTACGAGCGAAACGTTTTATCTCGATGATCGAATG from the Apis mellifera strain DH4 linkage group LG9, Amel_HAv3.1, whole genome shotgun sequence genome contains:
- the LOC725970 gene encoding protein still life, isoforms C/SIF type 2 isoform X11, yielding MVEPRWSIKCMNSTLNLFYPCTSFADLKKLHKKYCKKYFCLCKRHTISVICINETRKLYWFNCKNVREKVNFGLGDGYYYKLLRIINGALNTWAQRYIDGLSIARREIMFRINGTAEKNMKLLKEGCYCHYHPHMTADACNADFLKKVVSFWAGEGLRGIREKLRGMTNYAKKMSDDDKMSLTTAVSDDDDGESVINSPYRGKQTGTAAASFNCTGAVRKAGFLSVKKWLLRKKHQIELARKRGWKGYWVCLKGTTLLFYPCESQESRTMEAAPKHLIIVDGAIMQPIPEHPKRDYIFCLSTAFGDAYLFQAPCQVELENWVNSIHSACAAAFARHRGKTGTLHLLQEEIFRLEKAIESDHKLKHMADLQQSVVSDVETKQQINNQIVQWEENLERLHCEQFRLRCYMASLQSGELPNPKSLLTHVSRATKQTLNKLGVFTVSSFHAFICARSPSLLNNLLAGRGATKRRPPLLSRSNSGSSRRSLQISSRDDEKTVKVFVPENQLVSVFVRDAMTVEEFLASACNRKNLNPMEHFVRVKKRRDMEDHNYFVPHRTDLIETYLHTHEVVEVCAKILYQVELQRNTLEQMWGFSVEAELIENSDRQDELCCYVSRVEDKSVAMQNGIIKGDEIMVINGAIVSDLDMMYLESVLQEEVGLCMMMRSSRTEPPDLTGIMRVTDDIIESLVCPPPPSDPPVISEEMISGLIVPAPGWSKESIMQECTTTSHMENGKQTSRTNSFEIENLLKTAEQVTGICRSPGETRKSSPTGSVVSSHSQALTPSRQLSDAEKLKKVILELIETERTYVKNLNNLLENYLEPLKRETFLSNAEINALFGNIQEIVTFQRQFLQNLDHAIEMEADFNNFDHPSQFKGVLFSIGSAFLYYVNHFKLYSSFCASHSKAQKVLHPNEGNQALQEFLQARNPRQQHSSTLESYLIKPIQRILKYPLLLQQLRNLTDERSEEHQHLIEALKGMEKVAEHINEMQRIHEEYGAIFDHLFRQHQKSCKQPIDLSPGDLLYYGGVEWLNISDFLGKIKKGLELHAMCFVFKSAVVFLCKERLRQKKKLMGVSTKANSSEVEIIRYQVLIPVTEVQVRASSAKDMESHFLWELIHLRSQLQRRSEKVYVLSNSTTEFRNAFLRTIRQIIRESVRNMSIPSTKQNLSQPPISISPRMSTGHVEKFEKQSGGTGQVGQNGGNGGSGAATLSKKKQQLLTTSHNVKRKYSQSKQAVEHESSEDKDNEEAGAASAINQQQTTFRSRSKTISDTSGEIKVEMDSGTKSEGEEDSQAFLGEKKANLGRTPNHLTLSTTSTISAGSTGSQARLIQSSHQPENYQPITVKELGSPIWKPRELPSLGESTTLPRKGKSASEFGDISSSHSASRKSLIEINNCAQQSNCNNHV